A single region of the Eleginops maclovinus isolate JMC-PN-2008 ecotype Puerto Natales chromosome 4, JC_Emac_rtc_rv5, whole genome shotgun sequence genome encodes:
- the LOC134863098 gene encoding uncharacterized protein LOC134863098, with protein MEVVSEPSAPSSPAPSSPNTLATPQAFQPPNQLLPSPPSTAPRTSSPSQLGVPWYVDFRPNWDQVSSAIRLRVEKEERPLPDQRKAFVVVLVDQMMQHDRNPSRAMCHSVVRNIVRNHPKTFGDIGKHGDTVGDGCHSLLQQVKTRVEYKNRNNTLAQRRRQGRPRTGMEGEARLARGPVDQYGCMRWGPADLPEGETEATLENRKRDLLNIYSEEGMSGAERAEPIMKKTYIILRKYLNKEPAAEMSEIKLEWPFLFSQKCLFSHFGILTDVDVLQKLQEAITRQGQTILDYCATLDNPKIRDVLARYDPDSDKAACILLLLMSYFKERKENLMLEVDPCATAVDVNTAELPSTPCLIIQGDMMKPSGWLISIEGHVVMGPHPLFLHGVAAFFSSYYVFNLEYPAAGSSTLEFINRCFLGINPERGSKTKKRTTMNPHVSTLLRKLIDFEWAS; from the exons ATGGAGGTGGTCTCTGAACCAAGTGCTCCAAGTTCCCCAGCTCCAAGTTCTCCAAACACTCTGGCTACTCCTCAAGCATTCCAGCCTCCAAATCAGCTGTTGCCCAGCCCTCCAAGCACTGCCCCACGCACTTCAAGCCCTTCACAGCTTGGCGTACCATGGTATGTGGACTTTCGTCCCAACTGGGACCAGGTGTCATCAGCCATTCGACTTAGagtggaaaaagaagaaagaccATTGCCAGACCAGAGAAAGGCCTTCGTGGTCGTGCTCGTGGACCAAATGATGCAGCACGACCGCAACCCATCCAGAGCCATGTGCCACAGCGTTGTAAGAAACATTGTCAG GAACCATCCAAAAACATTTGGCGACATTGGCAAGCACGGTGATACTGTTGGAGACGGATGTCACTCTCTTCTGCAACAAGTAAAAACGAGAGTGGAGTACAAAAATAGGAATAATACTCTTGCTCAACGCCGCAGACAAGGAAGACCGCGAACGGGAATGGAAGGAGAGGCCAGACTGGCAAGAGGTCCTGTTGACCAATACGG GTGTATGAGGTGGGGCCCAGCAGATTTGCCAGAGGGGGAGACCGAGGCAACGTTGGAGAATAGGAAGAGGGATCTGCTCAACATCTACTCAG aggaaggaatgagtggggcagagagagcagaaccAATAATGAAAAAGACATACATCATCCTGCGGAAATACCTTAACAAAGAGCCTGCCGCAGAGATGTCCGAGATCAAACTGGAGTGGCCGTTTCTCTTCTCTCAGAAATGCCTATTCTCACACTTTGGCATCCTGACGGACGTCGATGTCCTTCAAAAACTACAGGAGGCAATTACTCGACAAGGACAGACCATCCTGGATTACTGTGCAACACTGGACAACCCCAAGATCCGCGATGTTCTGGCCCGCTATGATCCAGACTCTGACAAGGCTGCCTGCATCCTGCTGCTCCTAATGTCATACTTCAAAGAGCGGAAGGAGAATTTGATGCTTGAAGTTGAT CCATGTGCCACTGCTGTGGACGTTAATACTGCAGAACTCCCCAGCACCCCCTGTTTGATCATTCAAG GTGACATGATGAAGCCCTCTGGATGGCTTATATCCATCGAGGGACATGTCGTAATGGGCCCACACCCTTTGTTTTTACACGGAGTAGCTGCTTTCTTCAGCAGCTATTACGTCTTCAACCTTGAGTATCCTGCCGCTGGATCGTCAACGCTGGAGT